A window of the Microbacterium sp. LWH13-1.2 genome harbors these coding sequences:
- a CDS encoding FABP family protein, producing MLELPTDLPADLAPLSWLVGVWEGTGVIDYPVGDERLQGEFTHRVSFSHDGGPFLNYSATATFTGDDQAVSIPLVAETGFWRLSRPATDADPGPGLLPPLAEPVTRGVDDVEELRAASGGFPIEVSIAHADGTLELYLGEISGPRIDIASDAIVRGAGAKEYGAATRMYGLVDNHLLWAWDIAALGTSMRAHASARLAKV from the coding sequence GTGCTCGAGCTGCCCACAGACCTTCCCGCCGACCTCGCGCCGCTCTCGTGGCTCGTCGGAGTCTGGGAGGGAACCGGCGTCATCGACTATCCGGTCGGCGACGAACGCCTCCAGGGTGAGTTCACGCATCGCGTGAGCTTCAGCCACGACGGCGGTCCGTTCCTGAACTACTCGGCCACCGCGACGTTCACCGGCGACGACCAGGCCGTCTCGATCCCGCTCGTCGCCGAGACCGGCTTCTGGCGGCTCAGTCGTCCGGCGACCGACGCCGATCCCGGCCCCGGCCTGCTGCCGCCTCTCGCCGAGCCCGTGACGCGCGGAGTCGACGACGTCGAAGAACTGCGTGCGGCATCGGGCGGATTCCCCATCGAGGTCTCCATCGCCCACGCCGACGGCACACTCGAGCTCTACCTCGGCGAGATCAGCGGTCCGCGTATCGACATCGCCTCCGACGCGATCGTCCGCGGTGCGGGGGCCAAGGAGTACGGCGCGGCGACGCGCATGTACGGACTCGTCGACAACCACCTGCTCTGGGCCTGGGACATCGCGGCCCTCGGCACTTCCATGCGGGCGCACGCATCTGCGCGATTGGCCAAGGTCTGA
- a CDS encoding RNA degradosome polyphosphate kinase codes for MIDPALADAGLGDAEDDDFDAIESPDALLPDHRYLDRELSWLAFNQRVLELAEDPSLPELERANFLAIFASNLDEFFMVRVAGLKRRIVTGLAVPTNIGRSPADALADIAREAHALQLRHAEAWTSLVRPALAESGIEITEWSALTDDERAKLSEYFGAQVFPVLMPLAVDPAHPFPYISGLSLNLAIRIRNARTGRQEFARLKVPPMLPRFVEVPGTGEIKRFLTLEELIANHLGDLFPGMEVLDHHAFRLTRNEDVEIEEDESENLIQALEAELLRRRFGPPIRLEITDDMDEVTMDLLVRELEITDQEIYRLPGPLDLRGLFDLSRIDRPDLRYPPHLPTTAVAFQPTGSNTRADIFKAIRKSDVLVHHPYESFTTSVVSFLEQAARDPHVLAIKQTLYRTSGDSPIVEALINAAESGKQVLALVEVKARFDEANNIVWARKLEKAGVHVVYGLVGLKTHCKLALVIREEDGVLRHYSHIGTGNYNPKTSRIYEDFGLFTTDAQVGKDLTRLFNELSGYAIEKKFKRLLVAPLHLRKGLVRQIDHERRNAEDGKPASIRIKVNSMVDEEIIDALYRASAAGVKVDVWVRGICSLRTDLEGISDNITVRSILGRYLEHSRIFAFHNDGDAQVYIGSADMMHRNLDRRVEALVRVTDPGHMKDLLDFFDLAMDPGTTSWHLGVDGVWTRHSENADGKPLVDLQDKTMGLIQRRRRARAVR; via the coding sequence ATGATCGATCCCGCTCTCGCCGACGCTGGTCTCGGTGACGCTGAAGATGACGACTTCGATGCCATCGAGTCCCCGGATGCGCTCCTCCCCGACCATCGCTACCTCGACCGCGAGCTGAGCTGGCTCGCGTTCAACCAGCGCGTGCTCGAGCTCGCCGAGGACCCGTCGCTGCCGGAGCTCGAAAGGGCGAACTTCCTCGCGATCTTCGCGAGCAACCTCGACGAGTTCTTCATGGTGCGCGTCGCCGGCCTGAAGCGGCGCATCGTGACGGGGCTCGCGGTCCCCACGAACATCGGCCGCTCCCCCGCCGACGCCCTCGCGGACATCGCTCGCGAGGCGCACGCGCTGCAGCTGCGCCACGCCGAGGCCTGGACATCGCTCGTGCGTCCGGCGCTCGCGGAGTCGGGCATCGAGATCACCGAGTGGTCCGCGCTCACGGATGACGAGCGCGCCAAGCTCTCCGAGTACTTCGGCGCCCAGGTGTTCCCGGTGCTGATGCCGCTCGCGGTCGACCCCGCGCATCCGTTCCCGTACATCTCCGGCCTGTCGCTCAATCTGGCCATCCGCATCCGCAACGCGCGCACCGGCCGCCAGGAGTTCGCCCGCCTCAAGGTGCCGCCCATGCTGCCGCGATTCGTCGAGGTGCCCGGTACCGGCGAGATCAAGCGGTTCCTCACGCTCGAGGAGCTCATCGCGAACCACCTCGGAGATCTCTTCCCCGGCATGGAGGTGCTCGACCACCACGCGTTCCGCCTCACCCGCAACGAGGACGTCGAGATCGAGGAGGACGAGAGCGAGAATCTCATCCAGGCCCTCGAGGCCGAGCTGCTGCGCCGCCGCTTCGGTCCACCCATCCGACTCGAGATCACCGACGACATGGACGAGGTCACGATGGACCTCCTCGTGCGCGAGCTCGAGATCACCGACCAGGAGATCTACCGGCTCCCCGGGCCGCTCGATCTGCGCGGCCTGTTCGACCTGTCGCGCATCGACCGCCCCGATCTGCGCTACCCCCCGCATCTTCCGACCACGGCAGTCGCCTTCCAGCCGACAGGGAGCAACACGCGGGCCGACATCTTCAAGGCGATCCGCAAGTCGGACGTGCTCGTCCATCACCCGTACGAATCGTTCACCACCAGCGTCGTCTCCTTCCTCGAGCAGGCCGCGCGCGATCCGCACGTGCTCGCCATCAAGCAGACCCTCTATCGCACCTCGGGTGACAGCCCGATCGTCGAGGCGCTGATCAACGCCGCCGAGTCCGGCAAGCAGGTGCTGGCGCTGGTCGAGGTCAAGGCCCGATTCGACGAGGCGAACAACATCGTCTGGGCACGCAAGCTCGAGAAGGCCGGCGTGCACGTCGTCTACGGCCTCGTCGGGCTCAAGACGCACTGCAAGCTCGCACTCGTCATCCGAGAGGAAGACGGGGTGCTCCGCCACTACTCTCACATCGGCACGGGCAACTACAACCCGAAGACCAGTCGCATCTACGAGGACTTCGGACTGTTCACGACCGACGCGCAGGTCGGGAAGGACCTCACCCGTCTGTTCAACGAGCTCAGCGGATACGCGATCGAGAAGAAGTTCAAGCGGCTCCTCGTCGCGCCACTGCACCTGCGCAAGGGCCTGGTGCGCCAGATCGACCACGAGCGTCGCAATGCCGAAGACGGCAAGCCCGCGAGCATCCGCATCAAGGTGAACTCGATGGTCGATGAAGAGATCATCGACGCGCTGTACCGCGCGAGCGCGGCCGGTGTGAAGGTCGATGTATGGGTGCGAGGCATCTGCAGCCTCCGTACCGACCTCGAGGGGATCAGCGACAACATCACCGTCCGCAGCATCCTCGGCCGGTACCTGGAGCACTCCCGCATCTTCGCATTCCACAACGACGGCGACGCACAGGTGTACATCGGCAGCGCCGACATGATGCACCGCAACCTGGATCGCCGCGTCGAGGCGCTCGTGCGCGTGACGGACCCCGGCCATATGAAGGACCTGCTCGACTTCTTCGATCTCGCCATGGACCCCGGAACCACCTCGTGGCACCTGGGCGTGGACGGCGTCTGGACGCGGCATTCCGAGAACGCCGACGGCAAGCCGCTCGTCGATCTGCAGGACAAGACGATGGGGCTGATCCAGCGACGCCGTCGAGCACGGGCGGTCCGATGA
- a CDS encoding response regulator transcription factor, whose translation MAQVLVLTNAPVSEQVLPALELLSHRVRQIPAEPAQLVSAPDYDIVIVDGRLDLVGAKSLCRLLRATGQDAPLLLVVTEGGMSALSGEWGIDDVLLSTAGPAETDARVRLALARRDEVAEPSRVQASGVTIDEQSYSAKLRGRPLDLTYKEFQLLHFLATHPSRVFTREQLLSEVWGYDYFGGTRTVDVHVRRLRAKLGDQEQIIGTVRNVGYRFNVYDDETVAATR comes from the coding sequence GTGGCCCAGGTCCTGGTGTTGACCAATGCTCCGGTCTCGGAGCAGGTCCTGCCCGCGCTCGAGCTTCTCAGCCATCGTGTGCGTCAGATCCCGGCCGAGCCCGCCCAACTCGTGAGCGCCCCCGACTACGACATCGTGATCGTCGACGGCCGTCTCGACCTCGTCGGAGCGAAGTCGCTGTGCCGCCTGCTGCGCGCTACAGGACAGGATGCTCCGCTCCTCCTCGTCGTCACCGAGGGCGGCATGAGCGCGCTCTCCGGCGAGTGGGGGATCGACGACGTTCTTCTCTCCACCGCGGGGCCGGCCGAGACCGATGCCCGTGTGCGCCTCGCGCTCGCCCGCCGTGACGAGGTCGCAGAGCCCTCGCGTGTGCAGGCCTCCGGGGTCACGATCGACGAGCAGTCGTATTCGGCGAAGCTGCGCGGCCGTCCGCTGGATCTCACGTACAAGGAGTTCCAGCTGCTGCACTTCCTCGCCACCCACCCCTCCCGGGTGTTCACCCGCGAGCAGCTGCTCAGCGAGGTGTGGGGATACGACTACTTCGGAGGCACGCGGACGGTCGACGTGCATGTCCGTCGCCTGCGCGCGAAGCTCGGCGACCAGGAGCAGATCATCGGCACCGTGCGCAACGTCGGCTACCGATTCAACGTGTACGACGACGAGACGGTGGCGGCGACGCGCTGA
- a CDS encoding class I SAM-dependent methyltransferase encodes MASSPLGRPTRGTTGTNRLRRNDRWIAASAAFRRAADPLVIDLGYGASGVTAFELATRLQRVRADAEVHGLEIDPVRVATATRQLGEVQAGNTSFSPDLRVSFARGGFEVPLPAGRRPAVIRAMNVLRQYDEADVPGAWRTMAGRLDADGLLVEGTCDEIGRVSSWIDVDPAGAPQRLTISLRLADLEHPSIVAERLPKALIHRNVPGERVHALLVDLDREWDRAAPLSTFGATQRFLAAVGALREQGWPVLGGRSRWRLGELTLPWEAVAPRA; translated from the coding sequence ATGGCGTCATCTCCTCTCGGTCGGCCGACCCGCGGCACCACCGGGACGAACAGGTTGCGACGCAACGACAGATGGATCGCGGCGAGTGCGGCCTTCCGGCGCGCCGCTGATCCGCTGGTCATCGACCTCGGCTACGGGGCGAGCGGGGTGACCGCGTTCGAGCTGGCGACCCGTCTGCAGCGCGTGCGGGCGGATGCCGAGGTGCATGGCCTCGAGATCGACCCTGTCAGGGTCGCGACGGCGACTCGGCAGCTCGGTGAGGTGCAGGCGGGGAACACCTCCTTCTCCCCCGACCTGCGGGTGTCCTTCGCTCGCGGCGGGTTCGAGGTGCCGCTGCCTGCCGGACGTCGCCCCGCGGTGATCCGCGCGATGAACGTGCTCCGCCAGTACGACGAGGCCGATGTGCCGGGAGCCTGGCGCACGATGGCCGGGCGCCTCGACGCGGACGGTCTGCTCGTCGAAGGCACCTGCGACGAGATCGGTCGGGTGTCGAGCTGGATCGACGTCGACCCGGCAGGCGCACCGCAGCGATTGACGATCTCGCTGCGACTGGCCGATCTCGAGCATCCGAGCATCGTCGCCGAACGGCTGCCGAAGGCGCTGATCCATCGCAACGTCCCCGGCGAACGGGTGCACGCGCTGCTCGTCGACCTCGACCGAGAATGGGACAGAGCCGCACCACTGTCGACGTTCGGGGCGACCCAGCGATTCCTCGCGGCCGTCGGAGCATTGCGCGAGCAGGGCTGGCCGGTGCTCGGGGGCAGAAGCCGATGGCGCCTGGGCGAGCTCACCCTCCCGTGGGAGGCTGTCGCACCGCGTGCGTGA
- a CDS encoding NUDIX domain-containing protein: MSSQSSAQATGSKWTDKAVYAAGAVVWRLIDGKLRILLIHRTKYKDITLPKGKVDPGEMLAETAVREVHEETGIRVTLGVPVGVSRYHLPSSKQKVVHYWAAEATVDAIRASTFVPNKEIAALEWVSVKKARSRLSYPVDLEILDFFANLVDDGVLRTFPIIALRHAKALSRSDWDGADAARPLTDRGREQAKSIVGPLRAFGVRKIITSDAVRCVQTVKPLAKALGRKVVTTEKISQDAWEDGHDDLRSVIGRRVRAVKPAVICSHGPVLPGLLTEIALATGTIRGSYVNSAADLEPAAFSVVHVSASNPGSGIIAIETHIPKI, translated from the coding sequence ATGAGCTCCCAGTCGAGCGCCCAGGCGACGGGTTCGAAGTGGACGGACAAAGCCGTCTACGCGGCGGGCGCCGTCGTCTGGCGACTCATCGACGGCAAACTGCGGATCCTGCTGATCCACCGCACCAAGTACAAGGACATCACGCTCCCGAAGGGCAAGGTCGACCCCGGCGAGATGCTCGCAGAGACCGCGGTACGCGAGGTCCACGAGGAGACCGGCATCCGCGTCACGCTCGGCGTGCCGGTCGGCGTGAGTCGCTACCACTTGCCTTCGAGCAAGCAGAAGGTCGTGCACTACTGGGCGGCAGAGGCGACCGTCGACGCGATCCGCGCCTCGACCTTCGTTCCGAACAAGGAGATCGCGGCCCTGGAGTGGGTCAGTGTCAAGAAGGCGCGCTCCCGGTTGAGCTACCCGGTCGACCTCGAGATCCTCGACTTCTTCGCGAACCTCGTCGATGACGGCGTGCTGCGGACATTCCCGATCATCGCGCTGCGTCACGCCAAAGCGCTCTCCCGCTCGGACTGGGACGGCGCGGATGCCGCACGTCCGCTCACCGATCGCGGGCGCGAGCAGGCGAAGTCGATCGTCGGTCCTCTGCGCGCCTTCGGTGTACGCAAGATCATCACGAGCGACGCTGTGCGCTGCGTGCAGACGGTCAAGCCGCTCGCGAAGGCTCTGGGTCGCAAGGTCGTCACGACCGAGAAGATCAGTCAGGATGCCTGGGAGGACGGCCACGACGACCTGCGTTCGGTGATCGGTCGCCGAGTGCGGGCGGTCAAGCCGGCCGTCATCTGCAGCCACGGCCCTGTGCTGCCGGGCCTCCTCACCGAGATCGCACTCGCGACCGGCACGATCCGCGGCTCGTACGTCAACAGCGCGGCCGATCTCGAGCCGGCCGCCTTCTCGGTCGTGCACGTCTCGGCATCCAATCCCGGGTCCGGGATCATCGCGATCGAGACGCACATCCCCAAGATCTGA
- the pstC gene encoding phosphate ABC transporter permease subunit PstC, giving the protein MTTTSTGPDTARSTGTRPKLRRRGDLVFSGTALAAGIIILVTLAAVAVFLIVQAIPALSADTSNNHILEGQSFLSWVWPFVFGTLWSSLIALVIAAPIAIGIALFISHYAPRRLAGFLGYIIDLLAAVPSVVFGLWGALTFAPMLVPFYKWLNTNLGWIPIFSGTPSGTGKTILTASLVLAVMILPIMTAICREVFLQTPKLHEEAALALGATRWEMVRMAVLPFARSGMVSGAMLGLGRALGETMAVTLVLSPLGIITFNLINPENPTTIPAIIALRFPEAHDEGVNTLIAAGLILFIVTFAVNFVARWIVSRRAEFSGAN; this is encoded by the coding sequence ATGACCACAACCTCAACGGGTCCCGATACCGCCCGTTCCACCGGGACGCGCCCGAAGCTGCGCCGACGGGGTGACCTCGTCTTCTCGGGCACCGCTCTGGCGGCGGGAATCATCATCCTCGTCACGCTCGCAGCGGTCGCCGTCTTCCTCATCGTGCAGGCGATCCCCGCTCTGTCGGCAGACACCTCGAACAACCACATCCTCGAAGGTCAGTCGTTCCTCTCCTGGGTCTGGCCCTTCGTCTTCGGCACGCTGTGGTCGAGCCTCATCGCGCTCGTCATCGCCGCACCGATCGCGATCGGGATCGCGCTCTTCATCTCGCACTACGCCCCGCGCCGCCTGGCCGGATTCCTCGGCTACATCATCGATCTGCTGGCGGCTGTGCCGTCGGTCGTCTTCGGCCTCTGGGGCGCCCTCACCTTCGCCCCGATGCTCGTGCCGTTCTACAAGTGGCTCAACACGAACCTCGGCTGGATCCCGATCTTCAGCGGAACGCCCTCGGGCACCGGAAAGACGATCCTCACGGCATCCCTCGTCCTCGCGGTGATGATCCTCCCGATCATGACCGCGATCTGCCGCGAGGTCTTCCTCCAGACTCCGAAGCTGCACGAGGAGGCCGCGCTCGCGCTCGGCGCGACGCGCTGGGAGATGGTGCGCATGGCCGTGCTCCCCTTCGCACGCAGCGGAATGGTCTCAGGCGCCATGCTCGGTCTCGGCCGTGCGCTCGGCGAGACCATGGCCGTGACGCTCGTGCTCTCGCCTCTCGGCATCATCACGTTCAACCTGATCAACCCGGAGAACCCCACGACGATCCCCGCGATCATCGCACTGCGGTTCCCCGAGGCCCACGACGAGGGTGTCAACACGCTCATCGCGGCAGGCCTGATCCTCTTCATCGTCACCTTCGCGGTCAACTTCGTGGCCCGCTGGATCGTCTCGCGCCGCGCCGAGTTCTCGGGAGCCAACTGA
- a CDS encoding folate-binding protein has protein sequence MTAFADIPGAVLGDDGIAHFGDAFREQRRLAAGGAIVPLDDRTVIEVAGPERLSWLDSITSQSVGRLAPGESTELLVLDPQGRVEHAAGVLDDGSSTWLIADAGDAEALATWLTRMKFRTQATVDVRPDLVLLGFVDGGTAADRALAAASAPAGAPLVWVDPWQRVSAGGHQYAETAEHPGAELDWRVAIATEEAADALAATLAADEVAGLLAAEALRVAAWRPRWSAEADERSLPHESDWIRTAVHLNKGCYRGQETVAKVHNLGHPPRRLAALHLDGSEAVLPAVGDAVLAGDDEVGHITSVARHHEDGPIALAILSRRTPVGDLVVRAEGADIAATQQVIVPADAGATADIPRLTRLSRRPSAPDPRQAS, from the coding sequence ATGACCGCTTTCGCCGACATCCCCGGCGCTGTGCTCGGTGACGACGGAATCGCCCACTTCGGCGATGCATTCCGCGAGCAGCGCCGCCTCGCCGCAGGCGGGGCGATCGTGCCCCTCGACGACCGTACGGTCATCGAGGTCGCAGGGCCCGAACGGCTGAGCTGGCTGGATTCGATCACCTCGCAGTCCGTGGGTCGACTCGCTCCGGGGGAGAGCACCGAGCTGCTCGTGCTCGACCCGCAGGGCCGCGTCGAGCACGCGGCCGGCGTGCTGGACGACGGATCGTCCACGTGGTTGATCGCGGACGCGGGCGACGCCGAGGCGCTCGCGACATGGCTGACGCGGATGAAGTTCCGCACGCAGGCCACGGTCGACGTGCGCCCCGACCTCGTGCTCCTCGGCTTCGTCGACGGAGGCACGGCCGCCGATCGCGCACTCGCCGCGGCATCCGCTCCTGCCGGCGCTCCTCTCGTCTGGGTCGACCCGTGGCAGCGCGTGAGCGCGGGAGGTCACCAGTATGCCGAGACTGCCGAGCACCCCGGTGCCGAGCTCGACTGGCGTGTGGCGATCGCCACGGAAGAGGCCGCAGATGCGCTCGCCGCGACCCTCGCGGCCGACGAAGTCGCCGGCCTGCTCGCCGCCGAGGCGCTGCGTGTCGCAGCCTGGCGGCCGCGGTGGTCGGCCGAGGCCGACGAGCGCTCGCTGCCGCATGAGTCCGATTGGATCCGCACCGCCGTGCATCTGAACAAGGGCTGCTACCGCGGGCAGGAGACGGTCGCGAAGGTCCACAACCTCGGGCATCCGCCCCGTCGCCTCGCGGCACTCCACCTCGACGGGAGCGAGGCCGTGCTGCCCGCCGTCGGTGATGCGGTGCTCGCCGGCGACGACGAGGTCGGTCACATCACGTCGGTCGCCCGCCACCATGAGGACGGACCCATCGCGCTCGCGATCCTGTCTCGCCGCACTCCGGTCGGCGATCTCGTCGTCCGCGCAGAGGGTGCCGACATCGCCGCGACCCAGCAGGTCATCGTGCCGGCGGATGCCGGTGCCACGGCCGACATCCCGCGCCTCACGCGATTGTCACGACGCCCGAGCGCACCGGATCCCCGCCAGGCGAGCTGA
- a CDS encoding phosphoglyceromutase — protein MTANRTLILLRHGRSEWNELNLFTGWVDVRLNEQGKNEARRGGELLAEAGILPDVLHTSLLSRAIQTANIALDAADRLWIPVTRSWRLNERHYGALQGKDKAQTLEEFGPEQFQLWRRSFDVPPPLLDDESEFSQVGDVRYADIDGEVPRTESLKLVIDRLLPYWNDAIVPDLEAGKTVLVTAHGNSLRGLVKHLEGISDDDIAELNIPTGIPLVYELDENNVPTGPGRYLDPEAAAAGAAAVAAQGKK, from the coding sequence ATGACTGCGAACCGCACCCTGATCCTTCTCCGTCACGGCCGGAGCGAGTGGAACGAACTGAACCTCTTCACCGGCTGGGTGGACGTCCGCCTGAACGAGCAGGGTAAGAACGAGGCCCGCCGAGGCGGCGAGCTGCTGGCCGAGGCCGGCATCCTGCCGGACGTGCTGCACACCTCGTTGCTGAGCCGCGCCATCCAGACCGCCAACATCGCCCTCGATGCCGCAGACCGCCTGTGGATCCCTGTGACGCGTTCGTGGCGTCTGAACGAGCGTCACTACGGCGCCCTGCAGGGTAAGGACAAGGCGCAGACCCTCGAGGAGTTCGGCCCCGAGCAGTTCCAGCTGTGGCGTCGCTCGTTCGACGTGCCGCCGCCCCTGCTCGACGACGAGAGCGAGTTCAGCCAGGTGGGCGACGTCCGCTACGCCGACATCGACGGAGAGGTGCCGCGCACCGAGTCGCTGAAGCTCGTGATCGACCGCCTGCTGCCGTACTGGAACGACGCGATCGTCCCCGACCTCGAAGCCGGCAAGACCGTCCTCGTCACCGCCCACGGCAACTCGCTCCGCGGTCTCGTGAAGCACCTCGAGGGCATCAGCGACGACGACATCGCCGAGCTGAACATCCCCACCGGCATCCCGCTGGTGTACGAGCTCGATGAGAACAACGTCCCCACGGGCCCCGGCCGCTACCTCGACCCCGAGGCCGCCGCCGCCGGTGCCGCAGCGGTCGCCGCGCAGGGAAAGAAGTAA
- the pstS gene encoding phosphate ABC transporter substrate-binding protein PstS yields the protein MKISRIARIGAIGAVAALALAGCAANEGGNGGSTDAPSESTLSGTIEATGASSQEAAQQSWVAAFQTANPDTTVNYTATGSGTGRENFIAGSSNFIGSDRAFNADEIAAGGFGSCTSDEIVEIPVYISPVAVAFNLEGIDTLNLDGETIAKIFAGTITNWNDAAIASQNEGVELPDQAIVPVHRADASGTQETFTKYLSAVAPDVWTYEASDEWPLSTGEAGDGTSGVVDAITNGVGYIGFADASRTADLGQVAVEVEGEYVAYSAEAAAALVEASPLEEGRSDHDLAFAVDPAAAPAGSYPIALVSYLIGCVDYDDAETAGLVKAYFEYVASAEGQDAAAEAAGSAPISDSLRDQINTAIDAIVTE from the coding sequence GTGAAGATCTCCCGAATCGCACGTATCGGCGCCATCGGCGCCGTGGCCGCTCTCGCACTCGCCGGCTGTGCCGCGAACGAAGGCGGCAACGGCGGCTCCACCGACGCGCCGAGCGAGTCCACCCTCTCCGGCACCATCGAGGCCACCGGCGCCTCCTCGCAGGAGGCCGCGCAGCAGTCCTGGGTCGCCGCGTTCCAGACGGCCAACCCCGACACCACGGTGAACTACACCGCGACGGGTTCGGGAACCGGCCGCGAGAACTTCATCGCCGGTTCGTCCAACTTCATCGGATCCGACCGCGCGTTCAACGCCGACGAGATCGCCGCGGGCGGCTTCGGCTCCTGCACCTCCGACGAGATCGTCGAGATCCCCGTCTACATCTCGCCCGTGGCCGTCGCCTTCAACCTCGAGGGCATCGACACGCTGAACCTCGACGGCGAGACCATCGCCAAGATCTTCGCCGGCACCATCACCAACTGGAACGACGCCGCCATCGCGTCGCAGAACGAGGGCGTCGAGCTCCCCGACCAGGCGATCGTCCCCGTGCACCGCGCAGACGCGTCGGGCACGCAGGAGACCTTCACCAAGTACCTCAGCGCCGTCGCCCCCGACGTCTGGACCTACGAGGCCAGCGACGAGTGGCCGCTGTCGACCGGCGAGGCCGGAGACGGCACCTCGGGCGTCGTGGACGCCATCACGAACGGCGTCGGCTACATCGGCTTCGCCGACGCGTCGCGCACCGCGGACCTCGGTCAGGTCGCTGTCGAGGTCGAGGGCGAGTACGTCGCGTACTCCGCCGAGGCCGCCGCAGCGCTCGTCGAGGCGTCGCCGCTCGAGGAGGGTCGCTCCGACCACGACCTCGCGTTCGCCGTCGACCCGGCCGCAGCACCCGCCGGCTCCTACCCGATCGCGCTCGTCTCGTACCTCATCGGCTGCGTCGACTACGACGACGCCGAGACCGCGGGCCTCGTGAAGGCGTACTTCGAGTACGTCGCATCGGCCGAGGGTCAGGATGCCGCAGCCGAGGCCGCCGGCAGCGCGCCGATCTCGGACAGCCTGCGCGACCAGATCAACACGGCGATCGACGCGATCGTCACGGAGTGA
- the phoU gene encoding phosphate signaling complex protein PhoU, translating to MREVFHQSLEDLQSQLVEIADLVTVSIDKATRSFATSDVELAEEVIADDAKIDALAVALDEQAIEILARQQPVARDLRVVVTALRVSASLERMGDMSEHIAQLARLRFPERAIPKGLKGTFTKMGELDVEISRTLSELLRTQDLKLADTIRNTDDDIDELHASVFEKVLSDNWKGEATATVDATLASRYHERFADHAVAVAKKVIYLATGDWRIEEEDIALAIEQQQELGHA from the coding sequence ATGCGCGAAGTCTTCCATCAGTCCCTCGAGGACCTGCAGTCCCAGCTCGTGGAGATCGCCGACCTCGTCACGGTCTCCATCGACAAGGCGACCCGCTCGTTCGCGACCAGCGATGTCGAGCTCGCCGAAGAGGTCATCGCCGACGACGCCAAGATCGACGCGCTGGCCGTGGCCCTCGATGAGCAGGCCATCGAGATCCTCGCCCGTCAGCAGCCGGTCGCGCGCGACCTGCGTGTCGTCGTCACGGCTCTGCGCGTCAGCGCCTCGCTCGAGCGCATGGGCGACATGTCCGAGCACATCGCCCAGCTCGCGCGCCTGCGCTTCCCCGAGCGCGCGATCCCGAAGGGCCTCAAGGGCACCTTCACGAAGATGGGCGAGCTGGACGTCGAGATCTCGCGCACGCTGTCCGAGCTGCTGCGGACGCAGGACCTGAAGCTGGCGGACACCATCCGCAACACCGATGACGACATCGACGAGCTGCACGCCAGCGTCTTCGAGAAAGTCCTCAGCGACAACTGGAAGGGTGAGGCCACCGCAACCGTCGATGCCACGCTCGCCAGTCGCTACCACGAGCGCTTCGCCGACCACGCGGTCGCCGTCGCGAAGAAGGTCATCTACCTGGCGACCGGCGACTGGCGCATCGAAGAAGAGGACATCGCGCTCGCGATCGAGCAGCAGCAGGAGCTCGGCCACGCCTGA